A single Glycine soja cultivar W05 chromosome 14, ASM419377v2, whole genome shotgun sequence DNA region contains:
- the LOC114384516 gene encoding cyclin-J18 translates to MECGCERLPMVEFLMESAQHLQVSPIVKYSALSFFADRFFPSLPHFINAGHSSSCLLPPVTQSTLQLFVLISLWTSSKIHDSRPLSVTCFKSLADASIKEQHFTSRNFLEAEVVFMQVLNFEIGTTNIAFLFLEDLWIQFNGVAKVGALISIETCMEIMDLLYEKEEMSILFRSPHSIAASILVASYVMTVPKQKWEFPVLAWVNFVTSCKEQDILKMVTKILKHVLEPS, encoded by the exons ATGGAATGTGGGTGTGAGCGGCTCCCCATGGTTGAGTTCCTCATGGAATCTGCTCAA CACCTGCAAGTTTCCCCCATTGTTAAATACTCCGCACTCTCCTTCTTCGCCGATCGCTTCTTTCCCTCTTTACCTCA TTTCATTAATGCTGGACATTCTTCGAGCTGCCTACTTCCACCTGTCACCCAGAGCACCTTGCAGCTGTTTGTGCTTATTTCTCTATGGACTTCGTCTAAA ATACACGATTCTCGACCGCTTTCCGTTACATGTTTCAAGTCCTTGGCTGATGCATCCATCAAGGAACAGCACTTTACTTCTCGAAATTTCCTCGAAGCA GAGGTGGTATTCATGCAG gttttgaattttgagattGGCACAACGAATATTGCCTTTTTGTTCCTTGAAGATCTTTGGATTCAGTTCAA TGGAGTGGCCAAAGTTGGCGCATTGATTAGCATTGAAACTTGCATGGAAATTATGGATCTTCTGTACGAAAAAGAGGAAATGTCGATTCTGTTTAGGTCTCCTCACTCCATTGCTGCATCAATCTTG GTTGCCTCATATGTAATGACAGTCCCTAAACAGAAATGGGAATTTCCAGTTCTTGCATGGG TAAATTTTGTGACCTCATGTAAGGAACAAGATATccttaaaatggtgacaaagaTTCTCAAGCATGTGCTTGAACCTTCTTGA
- the LOC114385338 gene encoding pentatricopeptide repeat-containing protein At5g16860 isoform X2, with amino-acid sequence MIKDRVRTETYRDAIMQHQSSIAGKQLHHRYRCSISMLLRCFPIKSKLLQSQFTNTRLLSCATIPITALKECNSLAHAKLLHQQSIMQGLLFHLATNLIGTYIASNSTAYAILLLERLPPSPSSVFWWNQLIRRALHLGSPRDVFTLYRQMKSLGWTPDHYTFPFVFKACANLSSLSLGASLHATVSRSGFASNVFVCNAVVSMYGKCGALRHAHNMFDDLCHRGIQDLVSWNSVVSAYMWASDANTALALFHKMTTRHLMSPDVISLVNILPACASLAASLRGRQVHGFSIRSGLVDDVFVGNAVVDMYAKCGKMEEANKVFQRMKFKDVVSWNAMVTGYSQAGRLEHALSLFERMTEENIELDVVTWTAVITGYAQRGQGCEALDVFRQMCDCGSRPNVVTLVSLLSACVSVGALLHGKETHCYAIKFILNLDGPDPGADDLKVINGLIDMYAKCQSTEVARKMFDSVSPKDRDVVTWTVMIGGYAQHGDANNALQLFSGMFKMDKSIKPNDFTLSCALVACARLAALRFGRQVHAYVLRNFYGSVMLFVANCLIDMYSKSGDVDTAQIVFDNMPQRNAVSWTSLMTGYGMHGRGEDALRVFDEMRKVPLVPDGITFLVVLYACSHSGMVDHGINFFNRMSKDFGVDPGPEHYACMVDLWGRAGRLGEAMKLINEMPMEPTPVVWVALLSACRLHSNVELGEFAANRLLELESGNDGSYTLLSNIYANARRWKDVARIRYTMKRTGIKKRPGCSWIQGRKGVATFYVGDRSHPQSQQIYETLADLIQRIKAIGYVPQTSFALHDVDDEEKGDLLFEHSEKLALAYGILTLHPRAPIRITKNLRICGDCHSAITYISKIIEHEIILRDSSRFHHFKNGSCSCKGYW; translated from the exons ATGATCAAG GATCGTGTGCGTACGGAAACTTACAGGGATGCAATCATGCAGCATCAGAGTTCCATTGCAGGCAAA CAGTTGCACCACCGTTACCGTTGTAGCATTAGCATGCTTCTACGCTGCTTTCCAATAAAGTCGAAGCTGTTGCAGTCTCAATTCACCAATACACGCCTCTTGTCGTGTGCTACAATCCCAATCACAGCTCTGAAAGAATGCAACTCCTTAGCCCATGCGAAACTGTTGCATCAGCAAAGCATCATGCAAGGTCTTCTTTTCCATTTGGCGACAAACCTCATCGGCACATACATAGCTTCCAATTCTACTGCGTATGCGATTCTGCTTCTGGAGCGCCTCCCGCCGTCCCCTTCATCGGTTTTCTGGTGGAACCAACTCATAAGGCGCGCCCTTCATCTCGGAAGCCCTCGTGACGTTTTCACTCTCTACCGTCAGATGAAATCACTTGGCTGGACCCCTGACCACTACACCTTCCCTTTTGTCTTCAAAGCTTGTGCCAACCTTTCCTCTCTCTCCCTCGGTGCTTCCCTCCATGCTACTGTTTCACGATCTGGCTTTGCCTCTAACGTATTTGTCTGTAATGCCGTGGTCTCCATGTATGGAAAGTGTGGCGCTCTCCGTCACGCACACAACATGTTCGATGATTTGTGTCACCGAGGCATTCAGGACTTGGTTTCTTGGAATTCTGTTGTGTCTGCTTATATGTGGGCTTCCGATGCAAATACTGCTCTCGCATTGTTTCATAAAATGACTACACGTCATTTGATGTCCCCGGACGTTATCAGCCTCGTTAACATACTTCCTGCTTGTGCTTCCCTGGCTGCCTCACTGCGCGGAAGACAGGTTCATGGGTTTTCTATTAGAAGCGGATTGGTGGATGATGTTTTCGTGGGAAATGCAGTGGTTGATATGTATGCCAAGTGTGGCAAGATGGAGGAAGCAAATAAGGTTTTCCAGAGGATGAAGTTTAAAGATGTTGTTTCTTGGAATGCCATGGTCACCGGCTATTCTCAAGCTGGCAGATTGGAACACGCTCTTTCTTTGTTTGAGAGGATGACGGAGGAAAATATTGAGTTAGATGTTGTGACATGGACAGCTGTTATCACTGGGTATGCACAGAGAGGGCAAGGTTGTGAGGCTCTGGATGTGTTTAGGCAGATGTGCGACTGTGGTTCTCGTCCGAATGTGGTCACTCTCGTCTCCTTACTTTCGGCTTGTGTGTCTGTTGGAGCACTGCTTCATGGGAAAGAAACTCATTGTTACGCCATCAAATTTATTCTCAACTTAGATGGACCTGATCCTGGGGCCGATGATTTGAAGGTGATTAATGGTCTCATTGACATGTATGCTAAATGCCAAAGCACAGAAGTGGCTCGAAAAATGTTTGATTCAGTATCGCCAAAAGACAGGGACGTGGTTACCTGGACTGTGATGATTGGTGGGTATGCCCAACATGGTGATGCTAATAATGCTCTTCAACTTTTCTCCGGAATGTTCAAAATGGACAAGTCTATAAAGCCTAATGATTTTACTTTATCATGTGCCCTTGTGGCCTGTGCTCGTTTGGCAGCACTGAGGTTTGGTAGGCAAGTTCATGCTTATGTGTTACGCAATTTCTATggttctgttatgctatttgtGGCTAATTGTCTTATAGACATGTATTCCAAATCTGGAGATGTAGATACCGCTCAAATTGTTTTTGACAACATGCCACAGAGAAATGCCGTCTCTTGGACATCTTTAATGACCGGGTATGGCATGCATGGACGTGGTGAAGATGCTCTCCGTGTTTTTGATGAGATGAGGAAAGTGCCTCTGGTGCCTGATGGCATAACCTTTCTGGTTGTGCTTTATGCTTGTAGTCACTCAGGAATGGTGGATCATGGAATCAATTTCTTTAATAGAATGAGCAAGGATTTTGGGGTAGATCCTGGACCAGAGCATTATGCTTGCATGGTTGATCTCTGGGGTCGCGCTGGTCGTTTAGGTGAAGCTATGAAGCTCATAAATGAAATGCCTATGGAACCAACCCCAGTAGTTTGGGTGGCCTTACTTAGTGCTTGTCGGTTACATTCAAACGTGGAACTTGGGGAATTTGCTGCAAACCGTTTGTTAGAATTGGAATCTGGAAATGACGGGTCATACACATTGCTTTCAAACATATATGCTAATGCCAGACGCTGGAAAGATGTGGCTAGGATTAGATATACGATGAAACGGACTGGAATCAAGAAGAGACCTGGTTGCAGCTGGATACAAGGAAGGAAAGGTGTTGCAACCTTTTATGTGGGAGACAGATCTCACCCACAGTCTCAGCAGATATATGAAACACTTGCAGACTTGATTCAACGCATTAAAGCCATTGGGTATGTTCCTCAGACAAGCTTTGCTCTTCATGATGTAGATGATGAAGAAAAGGGTGACCTGCTTTTTGAACATAGTGAGAAGTTGGCTCTTGCCTATGGCATCCTAACATTACATCCACGTGCACCTATTCGAATAACCAAGAATTTACGCATCTGTGGTGATTGCCACAGTGCTATTACCTACATATCCAAGATTATTGAACATGAAATCATACTGAGAGATTCAAGTCGCTTCCATCATTTCAAAAATGGATCCTGCTCATGCAAAGGATACTGGTGA
- the LOC114385338 gene encoding pentatricopeptide repeat-containing protein At5g16860 isoform X1, whose protein sequence is MIKDRVRTETYRDAIMQHQSSIAGKPAIRIVFVSVLQQLHHRYRCSISMLLRCFPIKSKLLQSQFTNTRLLSCATIPITALKECNSLAHAKLLHQQSIMQGLLFHLATNLIGTYIASNSTAYAILLLERLPPSPSSVFWWNQLIRRALHLGSPRDVFTLYRQMKSLGWTPDHYTFPFVFKACANLSSLSLGASLHATVSRSGFASNVFVCNAVVSMYGKCGALRHAHNMFDDLCHRGIQDLVSWNSVVSAYMWASDANTALALFHKMTTRHLMSPDVISLVNILPACASLAASLRGRQVHGFSIRSGLVDDVFVGNAVVDMYAKCGKMEEANKVFQRMKFKDVVSWNAMVTGYSQAGRLEHALSLFERMTEENIELDVVTWTAVITGYAQRGQGCEALDVFRQMCDCGSRPNVVTLVSLLSACVSVGALLHGKETHCYAIKFILNLDGPDPGADDLKVINGLIDMYAKCQSTEVARKMFDSVSPKDRDVVTWTVMIGGYAQHGDANNALQLFSGMFKMDKSIKPNDFTLSCALVACARLAALRFGRQVHAYVLRNFYGSVMLFVANCLIDMYSKSGDVDTAQIVFDNMPQRNAVSWTSLMTGYGMHGRGEDALRVFDEMRKVPLVPDGITFLVVLYACSHSGMVDHGINFFNRMSKDFGVDPGPEHYACMVDLWGRAGRLGEAMKLINEMPMEPTPVVWVALLSACRLHSNVELGEFAANRLLELESGNDGSYTLLSNIYANARRWKDVARIRYTMKRTGIKKRPGCSWIQGRKGVATFYVGDRSHPQSQQIYETLADLIQRIKAIGYVPQTSFALHDVDDEEKGDLLFEHSEKLALAYGILTLHPRAPIRITKNLRICGDCHSAITYISKIIEHEIILRDSSRFHHFKNGSCSCKGYW, encoded by the exons ATGATCAAG GATCGTGTGCGTACGGAAACTTACAGGGATGCAATCATGCAGCATCAGAGTTCCATTGCAGGCAAA CCTGCTATCAGAATTGTTTTTGTCTCTGTGCTGCAGCAGTTGCACCACCGTTACCGTTGTAGCATTAGCATGCTTCTACGCTGCTTTCCAATAAAGTCGAAGCTGTTGCAGTCTCAATTCACCAATACACGCCTCTTGTCGTGTGCTACAATCCCAATCACAGCTCTGAAAGAATGCAACTCCTTAGCCCATGCGAAACTGTTGCATCAGCAAAGCATCATGCAAGGTCTTCTTTTCCATTTGGCGACAAACCTCATCGGCACATACATAGCTTCCAATTCTACTGCGTATGCGATTCTGCTTCTGGAGCGCCTCCCGCCGTCCCCTTCATCGGTTTTCTGGTGGAACCAACTCATAAGGCGCGCCCTTCATCTCGGAAGCCCTCGTGACGTTTTCACTCTCTACCGTCAGATGAAATCACTTGGCTGGACCCCTGACCACTACACCTTCCCTTTTGTCTTCAAAGCTTGTGCCAACCTTTCCTCTCTCTCCCTCGGTGCTTCCCTCCATGCTACTGTTTCACGATCTGGCTTTGCCTCTAACGTATTTGTCTGTAATGCCGTGGTCTCCATGTATGGAAAGTGTGGCGCTCTCCGTCACGCACACAACATGTTCGATGATTTGTGTCACCGAGGCATTCAGGACTTGGTTTCTTGGAATTCTGTTGTGTCTGCTTATATGTGGGCTTCCGATGCAAATACTGCTCTCGCATTGTTTCATAAAATGACTACACGTCATTTGATGTCCCCGGACGTTATCAGCCTCGTTAACATACTTCCTGCTTGTGCTTCCCTGGCTGCCTCACTGCGCGGAAGACAGGTTCATGGGTTTTCTATTAGAAGCGGATTGGTGGATGATGTTTTCGTGGGAAATGCAGTGGTTGATATGTATGCCAAGTGTGGCAAGATGGAGGAAGCAAATAAGGTTTTCCAGAGGATGAAGTTTAAAGATGTTGTTTCTTGGAATGCCATGGTCACCGGCTATTCTCAAGCTGGCAGATTGGAACACGCTCTTTCTTTGTTTGAGAGGATGACGGAGGAAAATATTGAGTTAGATGTTGTGACATGGACAGCTGTTATCACTGGGTATGCACAGAGAGGGCAAGGTTGTGAGGCTCTGGATGTGTTTAGGCAGATGTGCGACTGTGGTTCTCGTCCGAATGTGGTCACTCTCGTCTCCTTACTTTCGGCTTGTGTGTCTGTTGGAGCACTGCTTCATGGGAAAGAAACTCATTGTTACGCCATCAAATTTATTCTCAACTTAGATGGACCTGATCCTGGGGCCGATGATTTGAAGGTGATTAATGGTCTCATTGACATGTATGCTAAATGCCAAAGCACAGAAGTGGCTCGAAAAATGTTTGATTCAGTATCGCCAAAAGACAGGGACGTGGTTACCTGGACTGTGATGATTGGTGGGTATGCCCAACATGGTGATGCTAATAATGCTCTTCAACTTTTCTCCGGAATGTTCAAAATGGACAAGTCTATAAAGCCTAATGATTTTACTTTATCATGTGCCCTTGTGGCCTGTGCTCGTTTGGCAGCACTGAGGTTTGGTAGGCAAGTTCATGCTTATGTGTTACGCAATTTCTATggttctgttatgctatttgtGGCTAATTGTCTTATAGACATGTATTCCAAATCTGGAGATGTAGATACCGCTCAAATTGTTTTTGACAACATGCCACAGAGAAATGCCGTCTCTTGGACATCTTTAATGACCGGGTATGGCATGCATGGACGTGGTGAAGATGCTCTCCGTGTTTTTGATGAGATGAGGAAAGTGCCTCTGGTGCCTGATGGCATAACCTTTCTGGTTGTGCTTTATGCTTGTAGTCACTCAGGAATGGTGGATCATGGAATCAATTTCTTTAATAGAATGAGCAAGGATTTTGGGGTAGATCCTGGACCAGAGCATTATGCTTGCATGGTTGATCTCTGGGGTCGCGCTGGTCGTTTAGGTGAAGCTATGAAGCTCATAAATGAAATGCCTATGGAACCAACCCCAGTAGTTTGGGTGGCCTTACTTAGTGCTTGTCGGTTACATTCAAACGTGGAACTTGGGGAATTTGCTGCAAACCGTTTGTTAGAATTGGAATCTGGAAATGACGGGTCATACACATTGCTTTCAAACATATATGCTAATGCCAGACGCTGGAAAGATGTGGCTAGGATTAGATATACGATGAAACGGACTGGAATCAAGAAGAGACCTGGTTGCAGCTGGATACAAGGAAGGAAAGGTGTTGCAACCTTTTATGTGGGAGACAGATCTCACCCACAGTCTCAGCAGATATATGAAACACTTGCAGACTTGATTCAACGCATTAAAGCCATTGGGTATGTTCCTCAGACAAGCTTTGCTCTTCATGATGTAGATGATGAAGAAAAGGGTGACCTGCTTTTTGAACATAGTGAGAAGTTGGCTCTTGCCTATGGCATCCTAACATTACATCCACGTGCACCTATTCGAATAACCAAGAATTTACGCATCTGTGGTGATTGCCACAGTGCTATTACCTACATATCCAAGATTATTGAACATGAAATCATACTGAGAGATTCAAGTCGCTTCCATCATTTCAAAAATGGATCCTGCTCATGCAAAGGATACTGGTGA
- the LOC114385338 gene encoding pentatricopeptide repeat-containing protein At5g16860 isoform X3 — MIKDRVRTETYRDAIMQHQSSIAGKLHHRYRCSISMLLRCFPIKSKLLQSQFTNTRLLSCATIPITALKECNSLAHAKLLHQQSIMQGLLFHLATNLIGTYIASNSTAYAILLLERLPPSPSSVFWWNQLIRRALHLGSPRDVFTLYRQMKSLGWTPDHYTFPFVFKACANLSSLSLGASLHATVSRSGFASNVFVCNAVVSMYGKCGALRHAHNMFDDLCHRGIQDLVSWNSVVSAYMWASDANTALALFHKMTTRHLMSPDVISLVNILPACASLAASLRGRQVHGFSIRSGLVDDVFVGNAVVDMYAKCGKMEEANKVFQRMKFKDVVSWNAMVTGYSQAGRLEHALSLFERMTEENIELDVVTWTAVITGYAQRGQGCEALDVFRQMCDCGSRPNVVTLVSLLSACVSVGALLHGKETHCYAIKFILNLDGPDPGADDLKVINGLIDMYAKCQSTEVARKMFDSVSPKDRDVVTWTVMIGGYAQHGDANNALQLFSGMFKMDKSIKPNDFTLSCALVACARLAALRFGRQVHAYVLRNFYGSVMLFVANCLIDMYSKSGDVDTAQIVFDNMPQRNAVSWTSLMTGYGMHGRGEDALRVFDEMRKVPLVPDGITFLVVLYACSHSGMVDHGINFFNRMSKDFGVDPGPEHYACMVDLWGRAGRLGEAMKLINEMPMEPTPVVWVALLSACRLHSNVELGEFAANRLLELESGNDGSYTLLSNIYANARRWKDVARIRYTMKRTGIKKRPGCSWIQGRKGVATFYVGDRSHPQSQQIYETLADLIQRIKAIGYVPQTSFALHDVDDEEKGDLLFEHSEKLALAYGILTLHPRAPIRITKNLRICGDCHSAITYISKIIEHEIILRDSSRFHHFKNGSCSCKGYW, encoded by the exons ATGATCAAG GATCGTGTGCGTACGGAAACTTACAGGGATGCAATCATGCAGCATCAGAGTTCCATTGCAGGCAAA TTGCACCACCGTTACCGTTGTAGCATTAGCATGCTTCTACGCTGCTTTCCAATAAAGTCGAAGCTGTTGCAGTCTCAATTCACCAATACACGCCTCTTGTCGTGTGCTACAATCCCAATCACAGCTCTGAAAGAATGCAACTCCTTAGCCCATGCGAAACTGTTGCATCAGCAAAGCATCATGCAAGGTCTTCTTTTCCATTTGGCGACAAACCTCATCGGCACATACATAGCTTCCAATTCTACTGCGTATGCGATTCTGCTTCTGGAGCGCCTCCCGCCGTCCCCTTCATCGGTTTTCTGGTGGAACCAACTCATAAGGCGCGCCCTTCATCTCGGAAGCCCTCGTGACGTTTTCACTCTCTACCGTCAGATGAAATCACTTGGCTGGACCCCTGACCACTACACCTTCCCTTTTGTCTTCAAAGCTTGTGCCAACCTTTCCTCTCTCTCCCTCGGTGCTTCCCTCCATGCTACTGTTTCACGATCTGGCTTTGCCTCTAACGTATTTGTCTGTAATGCCGTGGTCTCCATGTATGGAAAGTGTGGCGCTCTCCGTCACGCACACAACATGTTCGATGATTTGTGTCACCGAGGCATTCAGGACTTGGTTTCTTGGAATTCTGTTGTGTCTGCTTATATGTGGGCTTCCGATGCAAATACTGCTCTCGCATTGTTTCATAAAATGACTACACGTCATTTGATGTCCCCGGACGTTATCAGCCTCGTTAACATACTTCCTGCTTGTGCTTCCCTGGCTGCCTCACTGCGCGGAAGACAGGTTCATGGGTTTTCTATTAGAAGCGGATTGGTGGATGATGTTTTCGTGGGAAATGCAGTGGTTGATATGTATGCCAAGTGTGGCAAGATGGAGGAAGCAAATAAGGTTTTCCAGAGGATGAAGTTTAAAGATGTTGTTTCTTGGAATGCCATGGTCACCGGCTATTCTCAAGCTGGCAGATTGGAACACGCTCTTTCTTTGTTTGAGAGGATGACGGAGGAAAATATTGAGTTAGATGTTGTGACATGGACAGCTGTTATCACTGGGTATGCACAGAGAGGGCAAGGTTGTGAGGCTCTGGATGTGTTTAGGCAGATGTGCGACTGTGGTTCTCGTCCGAATGTGGTCACTCTCGTCTCCTTACTTTCGGCTTGTGTGTCTGTTGGAGCACTGCTTCATGGGAAAGAAACTCATTGTTACGCCATCAAATTTATTCTCAACTTAGATGGACCTGATCCTGGGGCCGATGATTTGAAGGTGATTAATGGTCTCATTGACATGTATGCTAAATGCCAAAGCACAGAAGTGGCTCGAAAAATGTTTGATTCAGTATCGCCAAAAGACAGGGACGTGGTTACCTGGACTGTGATGATTGGTGGGTATGCCCAACATGGTGATGCTAATAATGCTCTTCAACTTTTCTCCGGAATGTTCAAAATGGACAAGTCTATAAAGCCTAATGATTTTACTTTATCATGTGCCCTTGTGGCCTGTGCTCGTTTGGCAGCACTGAGGTTTGGTAGGCAAGTTCATGCTTATGTGTTACGCAATTTCTATggttctgttatgctatttgtGGCTAATTGTCTTATAGACATGTATTCCAAATCTGGAGATGTAGATACCGCTCAAATTGTTTTTGACAACATGCCACAGAGAAATGCCGTCTCTTGGACATCTTTAATGACCGGGTATGGCATGCATGGACGTGGTGAAGATGCTCTCCGTGTTTTTGATGAGATGAGGAAAGTGCCTCTGGTGCCTGATGGCATAACCTTTCTGGTTGTGCTTTATGCTTGTAGTCACTCAGGAATGGTGGATCATGGAATCAATTTCTTTAATAGAATGAGCAAGGATTTTGGGGTAGATCCTGGACCAGAGCATTATGCTTGCATGGTTGATCTCTGGGGTCGCGCTGGTCGTTTAGGTGAAGCTATGAAGCTCATAAATGAAATGCCTATGGAACCAACCCCAGTAGTTTGGGTGGCCTTACTTAGTGCTTGTCGGTTACATTCAAACGTGGAACTTGGGGAATTTGCTGCAAACCGTTTGTTAGAATTGGAATCTGGAAATGACGGGTCATACACATTGCTTTCAAACATATATGCTAATGCCAGACGCTGGAAAGATGTGGCTAGGATTAGATATACGATGAAACGGACTGGAATCAAGAAGAGACCTGGTTGCAGCTGGATACAAGGAAGGAAAGGTGTTGCAACCTTTTATGTGGGAGACAGATCTCACCCACAGTCTCAGCAGATATATGAAACACTTGCAGACTTGATTCAACGCATTAAAGCCATTGGGTATGTTCCTCAGACAAGCTTTGCTCTTCATGATGTAGATGATGAAGAAAAGGGTGACCTGCTTTTTGAACATAGTGAGAAGTTGGCTCTTGCCTATGGCATCCTAACATTACATCCACGTGCACCTATTCGAATAACCAAGAATTTACGCATCTGTGGTGATTGCCACAGTGCTATTACCTACATATCCAAGATTATTGAACATGAAATCATACTGAGAGATTCAAGTCGCTTCCATCATTTCAAAAATGGATCCTGCTCATGCAAAGGATACTGGTGA